A region from the Vicingaceae bacterium genome encodes:
- the pafA gene encoding alkaline phosphatase family protein, with amino-acid sequence MRVNTFLAIACAIIFQKDIIAQNSPKIVVGIVIDQMRQEYLYRYKDKWSSNGGFMKLINQGTMFVNAHYTYFPTYTAPGHASIYTGTTPYNHGIVANEWFDPVQKKDVYCVWDDNEFSVGCFNEAGKMSPRNLKVTTITDELKLVSGGRSKVFGVSLKDRGAILPAGHLADAAYWFDGASGNFITSTYYMKKLPGWVEKFNAEKKAIKYLDREWQTLLPIEQYTESYKDSSGYEQPLDGKKAYFPYDLKSLSLNSGPMIIRYTPWGNTLLFDFAKALIENEALGTGKWTDFLCISFSTPDYIGHAYGPRSVEIEDMYLRLDKELGDFLNYLEKKFGKDNVLVFLTADHGGAENTGFNEEFRLPGKSLYFTSLKDSLNKFLMIKASGFNSAAMHPFRAGELHLHANKLPVLPPVENISNMQIYLANEWRPYRDWIKTQLNVFIAGNPEIKAIYDKEELKYLVKDRTINAVNMLANGLHPHLSGDFFILQDPGSMEYGKKGTTHGSVYRYDTHVPLIFWGKNIPQGLKVSEFVAISDIAPTLSLILQTAMPSGATGIPLQILFSTKNNVR; translated from the coding sequence ATGAGAGTAAATACATTTCTGGCAATTGCATGTGCAATTATTTTTCAAAAAGACATAATTGCCCAAAATAGCCCGAAAATTGTTGTGGGTATTGTGATAGATCAGATGCGTCAAGAGTATCTTTACAGATACAAAGACAAATGGTCGTCAAATGGCGGTTTTATGAAATTGATCAACCAAGGTACTATGTTTGTCAATGCTCATTATACTTATTTCCCTACCTATACTGCTCCTGGACATGCATCCATTTATACCGGCACGACTCCGTATAATCATGGGATTGTGGCAAATGAATGGTTTGACCCTGTTCAAAAAAAAGACGTGTATTGTGTTTGGGATGATAATGAATTTTCGGTTGGATGTTTCAATGAAGCCGGAAAAATGTCTCCCCGCAATCTTAAGGTAACAACTATCACAGATGAGCTGAAACTAGTAAGTGGCGGACGTTCAAAAGTTTTCGGAGTGTCACTCAAAGATCGTGGAGCAATATTGCCTGCCGGTCATTTGGCCGATGCCGCCTATTGGTTTGATGGCGCTTCCGGCAATTTCATCACATCTACTTATTACATGAAAAAACTACCCGGATGGGTAGAAAAGTTCAACGCCGAAAAAAAAGCGATCAAATATCTTGACAGGGAGTGGCAAACCTTGCTCCCGATCGAACAATATACTGAAAGTTACAAAGATTCATCCGGATACGAACAGCCTTTGGATGGAAAAAAAGCATATTTTCCATATGATCTAAAATCCTTGTCATTGAATTCCGGGCCGATGATCATACGATACACTCCTTGGGGCAATACACTTTTGTTTGATTTTGCAAAGGCCTTGATCGAAAACGAAGCATTGGGAACCGGCAAATGGACTGATTTTTTATGTATTAGTTTTTCCACGCCTGATTATATTGGTCATGCTTACGGTCCACGATCGGTTGAAATCGAAGATATGTATTTGCGACTCGATAAAGAACTGGGAGATTTTCTGAATTACCTTGAAAAAAAATTTGGTAAAGACAATGTCCTGGTCTTTTTAACCGCAGATCACGGCGGGGCTGAAAATACCGGGTTTAATGAAGAATTTCGTTTGCCCGGAAAAAGTTTGTACTTTACTTCGTTGAAAGATTCTTTAAACAAATTTTTAATGATCAAAGCTTCCGGATTCAATTCTGCCGCGATGCATCCATTTCGTGCCGGAGAACTCCATCTACATGCAAATAAATTACCTGTTCTGCCTCCTGTGGAAAATATCAGCAATATGCAGATTTATTTGGCAAATGAATGGAGGCCTTATCGAGATTGGATCAAAACTCAATTAAATGTTTTTATTGCAGGAAATCCGGAAATAAAAGCCATTTATGACAAAGAGGAGTTAAAATATTTGGTGAAAGATCGAACAATCAATGCTGTCAATATGTTGGCAAACGGATTGCATCCTCATTTGTCGGGCGACTTTTTTATCCTACAAGATCCCGGTAGCATGGAATACGGAAAAAAAGGAACTACACATGGGTCGGTCTACAGGTATGATACTCATGTACCTTTGATATTTTGGGGAAAAAATATCCCCCAAGGCCTTAAAGTAAGTGAATTTGTAGCTATTTCCGATATTGCTCCCACTTTGTCGTTGATTTTACAAACAGCCATGCCCTCAGGAGCTACCGGCATTCCTTTACAAATATTATTTTCAACTAAAAATAATGTACGATGA
- the crcB gene encoding putative fluoride ion transporter CrcB, whose translation MNYFTILIFIFLGGGIGAILRWLVSVFFIAHDHHFPWGTFVANVLSTAILGILAFGWPDKYNDNWLRWFLAVGLCGGFSTFSTFSLENFIYIKNHQWGWLFANITLNTLTCLAVLFIVYKSFKTT comes from the coding sequence ATGAATTATTTTACCATTTTAATATTCATTTTTTTGGGCGGCGGCATTGGAGCCATATTGCGATGGTTGGTTTCTGTTTTTTTCATTGCACACGATCATCATTTTCCGTGGGGAACTTTTGTCGCCAATGTTTTATCTACTGCTATCTTGGGAATCCTTGCTTTTGGTTGGCCCGATAAATATAATGACAATTGGCTTAGGTGGTTTCTGGCTGTGGGATTGTGCGGTGGTTTTAGTACATTTTCTACATTCAGTCTGGAAAATTTTATTTATATCAAGAATCATCAATGGGGATGGCTTTTTGCCAATATCACATTAAATACTTTGACCTGCTTGGCGGTTCTTTTTATTGTTTATAAATCTTTTAAAACAACTTAA
- a CDS encoding hypoxanthine phosphoribosyltransferase — MKTIFLRDKNFDLWIPFEEIDKDIERLAVEINKEEKDKKPVFLVVLNGSFVFAADLLKKLNIECEVEFIKVKSYEGMQQSGNIQLELQPDWSNIAGRKVIIVEDIVDTGKTLRFIYDLIKSKGVNEIDVCTLFFKPEAYRDILPLKWIGRKIDNRFIVGYGLDYDGLGRNLKDIYVFNSNK, encoded by the coding sequence ATGAAGACAATTTTTTTGCGTGATAAAAATTTTGATCTATGGATTCCTTTTGAAGAGATAGATAAGGATATTGAACGTCTTGCAGTAGAAATTAATAAAGAAGAAAAAGATAAAAAACCGGTATTTTTGGTCGTGCTGAATGGGTCTTTTGTTTTTGCTGCCGATTTATTGAAAAAATTAAACATCGAATGTGAAGTTGAGTTTATTAAAGTAAAAAGTTATGAAGGCATGCAGCAGTCTGGCAATATACAACTTGAATTGCAACCCGATTGGAGCAACATCGCAGGACGGAAGGTCATTATCGTCGAAGATATTGTGGATACAGGCAAAACGCTTAGATTTATATACGACTTGATAAAATCAAAAGGAGTAAATGAAATTGATGTATGCACGTTATTTTTCAAGCCTGAAGCATATCGTGATATATTGCCGCTGAAATGGATTGGTCGTAAGATTGACAATCGTTTTATTGTGGGATATGGGTTGGACTATGACGGACTAGGGCGAAACTTGAAAGATATTTATGTTTTTAATTCAAATAAATAA
- the adk gene encoding adenylate kinase encodes MKNLILFGPPGSGKGTQSEKLVSQLGLKHISTGDLFRYHIKNDTDLGKLAKSFIEKGELVPDKVTVDMLKEEINKNNASAGFIFDGFPRTIAQAEILDTILNEKGWEITKVISLEVPDDELRKRLKKRAEISGRPDDAKPEVIENRIRVYKQETEPVKAYYKKSGKLTEIDGVGEIDEIFHRILQAIGQ; translated from the coding sequence ATGAAAAATTTGATTTTATTCGGCCCTCCGGGATCCGGAAAAGGAACACAAAGTGAAAAACTTGTTTCACAACTTGGATTGAAACATATTTCCACAGGAGATTTGTTTCGATATCATATCAAGAATGATACGGATTTGGGTAAATTGGCAAAAAGTTTCATTGAAAAAGGAGAATTAGTGCCTGACAAGGTTACCGTGGATATGCTAAAAGAAGAAATCAATAAAAACAATGCATCCGCCGGTTTTATTTTTGACGGATTTCCAAGAACTATTGCTCAGGCTGAGATACTTGACACCATATTAAACGAAAAAGGTTGGGAAATCACTAAGGTTATTTCACTCGAAGTACCCGACGACGAATTAAGAAAACGTTTGAAAAAACGTGCAGAAATTTCCGGACGGCCGGATGATGCAAAACCTGAAGTAATAGAAAATCGCATCAGAGTTTATAAACAAGAAACCGAGCCGGTAAAAGCATATTACAAAAAATCAGGGAAGCTGACCGAAATTGACGGAGTAGGCGAAATTGACGAAATTTTTCACAGAATCTTGCAGGCCATTGGTCAATGA
- a CDS encoding phosphatase PAP2 family protein produces the protein MISEITKNIIHWDVRATLAINHAGNVFWDQVMWWVSLKWTWVPLYAFLLFYAYKQKKEKVIWGVLMIVLLIFISDQTSVHLFKNTVQRLRPCHDPDLQEFIRLVNNYCGGKFGFLSSHASNSFALVVFYIYWMRLKIPYSILLIFWATLVSISRVYLGAHFVLDIMAGALWGYFLAKYLYLFAQKKLT, from the coding sequence ATGATTTCTGAAATTACTAAAAATATTATTCATTGGGATGTCCGGGCTACATTGGCTATCAACCATGCCGGAAATGTCTTTTGGGATCAGGTAATGTGGTGGGTATCACTCAAATGGACATGGGTTCCATTGTATGCTTTTTTGCTTTTTTATGCTTACAAACAAAAAAAAGAAAAAGTTATTTGGGGTGTATTGATGATTGTGTTGTTAATTTTTATCAGTGATCAGACATCTGTGCATTTATTTAAAAATACGGTTCAACGTTTGCGACCATGTCATGACCCTGATCTGCAGGAATTTATCAGATTAGTGAATAATTATTGCGGTGGTAAATTTGGATTTTTATCTTCACACGCATCAAATTCATTTGCATTGGTAGTATTTTATATCTATTGGATGCGGTTAAAAATTCCTTATTCCATATTATTGATTTTTTGGGCAACTTTGGTAAGTATTTCTAGGGTTTATTTAGGAGCTCATTTTGTGTTGGATATTATGGCAGGTGCTCTTTGGGGATATTTCCTGGCTAAATATTTATATTTGTTTGCGCAAAAAAAATTGACATGA
- the obg gene encoding GTPase Obg: protein MPESNFIDYVKICCRSGKGGAGSVHFRREKYLPKGGPDGGDGGRGGHIIVRGNKQLWTLLHLKYRKHVIASAGLPGGGNQMTGKNGQDVVLEVPLGTVIRDADTMAIEHEITEDGQEVIIVPGGKGGKGNAHFKTSTNQAPRYAQPGEPGQEKWKIFELKVLADVGLVGFPNAGKSTLLSVLSAAKPEIADYPFTTLVPQLGMVKVDDLRSFVMADIPGIIEGAHKGKGLGLRFLRHIERNSVLLFVISCESANIKNEYDILVNELKQYNPQLLDKERVLAITKADLLDNDLIDELKKELPDIPYVFVSAHKKSGLKELVSLLWKTLNDF from the coding sequence ATGCCCGAAAGTAATTTTATAGATTATGTAAAAATATGTTGCCGTTCAGGAAAAGGAGGAGCGGGAAGTGTGCATTTCAGAAGGGAAAAGTATCTTCCCAAAGGAGGGCCTGATGGCGGAGATGGTGGGCGAGGAGGGCATATTATCGTTAGAGGGAACAAACAACTTTGGACATTGTTGCATTTGAAATACAGGAAGCACGTAATAGCTTCGGCCGGTCTGCCCGGAGGCGGAAATCAAATGACAGGGAAAAATGGACAGGATGTAGTGCTTGAAGTGCCTTTAGGCACAGTGATTCGTGATGCCGACACAATGGCGATCGAACATGAAATTACCGAAGACGGACAAGAGGTTATAATTGTACCGGGCGGTAAAGGCGGCAAGGGCAATGCCCATTTCAAAACTTCCACAAATCAAGCACCAAGATATGCCCAACCCGGAGAACCCGGTCAGGAAAAATGGAAAATTTTTGAACTAAAAGTCCTTGCAGACGTTGGTTTGGTTGGGTTTCCCAATGCAGGTAAATCAACACTCCTTTCGGTACTCTCTGCTGCCAAGCCCGAAATTGCCGATTATCCATTTACGACGCTGGTGCCTCAATTGGGGATGGTAAAAGTAGACGACCTACGTTCGTTTGTCATGGCCGATATTCCGGGAATCATCGAAGGGGCTCATAAAGGGAAAGGACTCGGATTGAGATTTCTAAGACATATTGAACGGAATTCGGTTTTGTTGTTTGTCATCTCTTGTGAAAGTGCCAACATCAAAAATGAATATGATATTTTGGTTAACGAACTCAAGCAGTATAATCCACAATTACTCGATAAAGAAAGAGTTTTGGCGATTACCAAAGCCGATTTATTGGACAATGATTTGATCGACGAGTTAAAGAAAGAACTACCGGACATACCTTATGTTTTTGTCTCGGCTCATAAAAAAAGCGGATTGAAAGAATTGGTATCACTTTTATGGAAAACACTCAATGATTTCTGA